The proteins below come from a single Necator americanus strain Aroian chromosome V, whole genome shotgun sequence genomic window:
- a CDS encoding hypothetical protein (NECATOR_CHRV.G20263.T1), whose product MDSQGRKIIVVDNGSGFVKCGYAGTNFPTHIFPSLVGRPLVRSSQKVGNIEIKDLMVGEECSQLRQMLDISYPMDNGIVRNWEDMAHVWDHTFGPDKLDIDPKECKLLLTEPPLNPSSNRERLFQVMFEQYGFHSIHVAVQAVLTLYAQGLLTGVVVDSGDGVTHICPVYQGYALHHLTRRLDIAGRDITRYLIKLLLLRGYNFNHSADFETVRLMKEKLCYVAYDVEQEQKLALETTVLSQTYTLPDGRTIRLGGERFEAPEVLFQPHLINVEKPGLSETLFGCIQSSDIDTRLDFYKHIVLSGGSTMYPGLPSRLEKEMKQLYLDRVLKGNTDLFQKFKVRIEATPFRKHMVFLGGAVLANIMRDRDQDFWISKREYEEGGLQRCLVKLGIK is encoded by the exons ATGGATTCACAAGGAAGGAAGATTATTGTTGTCGACAACGGGTCTGGG TTTGTAAAATGTGGCTATGCGGGCACAAATTTTCCAACCCATATTTTTCCATCGCTTGTTGGTCGACCGCTAGTGCGATCGTCTCAGAAAGTCGGAAATATAGAAATCAAG GACCTTATGGTGGGCGAGGAATGCTCACAACTTCGACAAATGCTTGATATATCGTACCCAATGGACAATGGCATTGTACGTAATTGGGAGGACATGGCTCACGTATGGGATCATACATTCGGGCCGGATAAATTGGATATCGATCCGAAA gaatgCAAATTGCTGTTGACGGAACCTCCGCTGAATCCAAGCAGTAATCGTGAGCGTCTCTTCCAAGTGATGTTTGAGCAGTATGGTTTCCATTCGATACATGTGGCCGTCCag gcAGTTTTGACTCTATATGCCCAAGGGTTGCTGACTGGTGTGGTGGTGGATTCGGGCGATGGAGTTACACATATTTGCCCAGTATACCAAGGCTATGCTTTGCATCATCTGACACGACGACTAGATATCGCTGGACGCGACATCACCCGTTATTTGATCAAG CTGCTTCTGCTTCGTGGATACAACTTCAATCACTCAGCTGATTTCGAAACAGTACGGTTAATGAAAGAGAAGCTGTGCTACGTGGCCTATGATGTGGAGCAGGAACAGAAGTTGGCGTTGGAGACCACAGTATTGTCTCAGACGTATACG TTGCCAGATGGCCGTACGATTCGACTTGGAGGAGAGAGGTTCGAAGCCCCAGAAGTGCTTTTCCAACCTCATCTCATAAATGTGGAAAAACCGGGACTATCAGAGACATTGTTCGGATGCATTCAATCTAGCGATATTG ATACTCGGCTCGATTTCTACAAACATATTGTGCTGTCCGGTGGATCAACGATGTATCCTGGTCTTCCAAGTAGActggagaaagaaatgaagcagTTATATCTAGATCGTGTTTTAAAGGGAAATACAGATCTCTTTCAG AAGTTTAAAGTACGTATCGAGGCGACACCTTTCCGAAAACATATGGTTTTTCTTGGTGGCGCTGTGTTAGCGAATATTATGAGGGATAGGGACCAA GACTTTTGGATCTCGAAACGTGAGTACGAGGAAGGTGGTCTGCAGCGATGCTTAGTGAAATTGGGCATTAAATAA